The following are encoded together in the Gilvimarinus sp. DA14 genome:
- a CDS encoding DMT family transporter — MISYSPFANRLGLVLLTMLAFAGNSLLCRLALATQAIDAVSFTLVRIISGALMLWLLVSLRRRPSSQAPPTPASWAALSLFTYALLFSLAYVSLGAAEGALILFAAVQLTLLGYALWRGVKVSSTELLGALLAFAGLAGLLLPAAARPSVLGFVLMAGAGLAWGVFTLLGRRGGLALQLTAHSFFRAAVLCVILLPFVLLDSQWSWYGFALAVFSGAGASALGYALWYAVLPSLSVAQAAAVQLSVPVWAALGGILWLGESLSLQFIIASLVILGGIALTLIKR; from the coding sequence TTGATATCCTATTCCCCTTTTGCAAATCGCCTTGGGCTTGTGCTGCTGACCATGCTCGCCTTTGCGGGTAACTCTTTGTTGTGCCGATTGGCGCTGGCAACGCAGGCAATCGACGCCGTCAGCTTTACTCTGGTGCGAATCATTAGCGGCGCGCTCATGCTCTGGTTGCTGGTGAGCTTGCGCCGGCGTCCCTCCAGTCAGGCACCTCCCACGCCAGCTTCCTGGGCGGCATTATCATTGTTTACTTACGCGCTGCTGTTTTCCCTGGCTTACGTGAGTCTGGGCGCTGCAGAGGGGGCGTTGATTCTATTTGCAGCTGTTCAGCTAACTTTACTCGGTTACGCGTTGTGGCGCGGGGTTAAAGTGTCTAGCACGGAGTTGCTGGGGGCTTTGTTGGCGTTTGCTGGTCTTGCTGGATTGCTGTTGCCGGCGGCAGCGCGTCCATCGGTGCTGGGGTTTGTGTTAATGGCCGGTGCAGGCCTGGCCTGGGGCGTATTTACTTTGCTGGGACGGAGGGGAGGTCTGGCGCTGCAACTTACCGCACACAGCTTTTTTCGCGCTGCGGTCCTGTGTGTAATTCTACTGCCGTTTGTCTTGCTTGATTCACAGTGGAGCTGGTACGGTTTTGCACTTGCGGTATTTTCCGGTGCGGGCGCATCGGCGCTTGGTTACGCGCTGTGGTACGCAGTGCTGCCAAGTCTGAGCGTAGCTCAGGCCGCAGCGGTGCAATTGAGTGTGCCTGTTTGGGCTGCGTTGGGCGGCATTTTGTGGCTTGGAGAGAGCTTGAGCTTGCAGTTTATTATCGCCAGTTTGGTTATTTTAGGCGGCATTGCGCTGACCTTGATAAAGCGATAA
- a CDS encoding phosphoadenylyl-sulfate reductase has translation MTDTIATLDLERELATQSPHRIMRYALENYENIAISFSGAEDVALVDMASRIRPDVQVFCLDTGRLHAETYQFIEQVRKHYGINIDILSPDGDAVRKLVSEKGLFSFYEDTHKECCGIRKIAPLRKKLLEVDAWITGQRKDQSPGTRSDIPVIQDDQAFAREGESLTKFNPLANWSSEEVWAYIRAYEVPYNPLHDRGFISIGCEPCTKPVGPGQHEREGRWWWEEATKKECGLHASNIG, from the coding sequence ATGACTGATACGATTGCTACCCTAGATTTGGAGCGAGAATTAGCGACTCAAAGCCCGCACCGCATTATGCGCTACGCGCTTGAGAACTACGAGAATATTGCCATCTCTTTCAGCGGTGCTGAAGATGTCGCGCTGGTGGATATGGCCAGCCGTATTCGCCCAGATGTACAGGTATTCTGCCTCGATACCGGGCGCCTGCACGCGGAGACTTATCAGTTTATCGAACAGGTGCGCAAGCACTATGGTATTAACATCGACATTCTCTCTCCCGACGGCGACGCAGTACGCAAATTGGTCAGCGAGAAAGGCCTGTTTAGTTTTTATGAAGACACACACAAAGAGTGCTGCGGTATTCGTAAAATTGCCCCCTTACGCAAAAAGCTATTGGAAGTCGACGCCTGGATTACCGGCCAACGCAAAGATCAAAGCCCGGGCACCCGCTCCGACATTCCGGTGATTCAGGACGATCAAGCCTTCGCGCGCGAGGGCGAAAGCTTGACTAAATTTAATCCCCTGGCTAACTGGAGCTCAGAGGAAGTTTGGGCCTATATTCGCGCCTATGAGGTGCCCTACAACCCGCTGCACGACCGCGGTTTTATCTCTATTGGCTGCGAGCCATGCACTAAACCTGTAGGCCCCGGGCAGCACGAACGCGAAGGACGCTGGTGGTGGGAAGAAGCCACTAAGAAAGAGTGCGGTTTGCACGCCAGCAATATTGGATAA
- a CDS encoding adenine phosphoribosyltransferase, translating to MDTLKRAVTTIPDFPRIGVQFRDITSLLEDPLAFALACEQLAEPFADAAIDKVVAIEARGFAFGGAVALSLGAGMVMARKPGKLPREVISQTYQLEYGQDSLNIHADAVQPGERVLIVDDLIATGGTVLAAADLLARLGAKTVAAAFVISLPGLGGVAELQARQIQVHNLLEYEGE from the coding sequence ATGGATACGCTGAAACGAGCTGTTACCACTATTCCTGATTTCCCCCGCATCGGCGTGCAGTTTCGCGATATTACCTCACTGTTGGAAGATCCTCTGGCTTTCGCCCTCGCATGTGAGCAGTTGGCAGAGCCGTTTGCCGATGCCGCAATCGATAAGGTGGTGGCGATTGAGGCGCGCGGCTTTGCCTTTGGTGGCGCGGTTGCGCTTTCGTTGGGGGCGGGCATGGTGATGGCCCGTAAGCCCGGTAAGTTGCCTCGCGAGGTGATAAGTCAGACTTATCAACTGGAATATGGTCAGGATTCTTTGAATATTCACGCCGATGCAGTGCAGCCCGGTGAGAGGGTATTAATTGTCGATGATTTGATTGCCACCGGTGGCACGGTGTTGGCGGCGGCAGATTTACTGGCGCGGCTCGGAGCAAAAACTGTCGCCGCCGCGTTTGTGATTTCGCTGCCTGGGTTGGGCGGTGTAGCAGAGCTACAGGCTCGGCAGATACAGGTTCATAACCTACTGGAGTACGAAGGTGAGTAA
- the pabB gene encoding aminodeoxychorismate synthase component I: MSLPQPQVTPIPYLADSSAYLNCLRYHPLPIWLDSCHPYTQQGRYDILAAAPSLELITRGNQTLVRQQLRDNHSEEYLSAADPFSLLDTHMPAPCEAAVYDGEVLPFCGGALGYLSYDLGRRLEAIPSIAEADSTLADMHMGIYQWALVIDHKRRTAALVAQPGVDTTSIMALISPLPDLKSILEKSGNSFKINNFENCINKEDYIEKFDIIQKHILEGDTYQINYAQRFCAPYGGDPYLGYLKLRQTSPAPFAGFMGLGDNAILSLSPERFIACRNRVATTSPIKGTAARHADPSQDAQSAATLSKSEKDQAENLMIVDLLRNDLSRCCRQVEVPKLFELQSFANVHHLVSTITGVLKPEKSAIDLLRAAFPGGSITGAPKVRAMEIIETLESHRRGPYCGSLSYISACGSMDSNIAIRTISCDQGRLLCWGGGGIVADSTCESEYQESITKVALLIRTLEENFLHQPATDQ, translated from the coding sequence ATGAGTTTGCCCCAGCCCCAAGTTACACCCATTCCCTATCTTGCCGATTCATCGGCCTATCTCAACTGCCTGCGTTATCACCCCCTGCCTATTTGGCTGGACAGTTGCCACCCATATACCCAACAGGGGCGCTACGATATTCTGGCCGCCGCGCCCAGCCTGGAGCTGATAACTCGGGGGAATCAGACTCTGGTGCGTCAACAGCTGCGCGACAATCACAGCGAAGAATACCTAAGTGCAGCAGACCCCTTTTCTTTGCTCGACACCCACATGCCCGCACCCTGCGAGGCGGCAGTATACGACGGTGAAGTACTGCCCTTTTGTGGTGGCGCGCTGGGATATTTGAGCTATGACCTAGGCCGCAGGTTGGAAGCCATTCCCAGTATCGCCGAGGCCGATTCTACGCTTGCCGATATGCATATGGGCATTTATCAGTGGGCACTGGTGATTGATCATAAGCGTCGAACAGCCGCCCTTGTCGCCCAGCCGGGGGTAGATACCACATCGATAATGGCACTTATTTCGCCTTTACCTGACTTAAAGTCAATTCTAGAAAAGAGCGGAAACTCCTTTAAAATCAATAATTTTGAGAACTGTATTAACAAAGAAGATTATATTGAAAAATTCGATATCATTCAGAAGCATATCCTTGAGGGTGACACCTACCAAATAAACTATGCGCAGCGGTTTTGTGCCCCCTACGGCGGCGACCCATACCTCGGCTACTTAAAGCTGCGCCAAACATCACCGGCACCTTTTGCCGGGTTTATGGGCCTTGGCGACAACGCCATTCTCAGCCTTTCGCCGGAGCGATTTATCGCCTGCAGAAACCGCGTGGCCACCACATCTCCCATCAAAGGCACAGCCGCACGCCACGCTGATCCCAGCCAGGATGCCCAAAGCGCGGCGACACTGAGTAAAAGCGAGAAGGATCAGGCAGAGAACTTGATGATCGTGGACCTGCTGCGCAACGATTTGAGCCGCTGCTGCCGCCAGGTCGAGGTACCCAAGCTGTTTGAGCTGCAAAGCTTTGCCAATGTGCACCATTTGGTCAGCACCATTACAGGCGTACTGAAGCCGGAAAAATCAGCCATTGATTTGCTGCGCGCCGCTTTTCCCGGCGGCTCCATTACAGGCGCGCCCAAGGTCCGGGCCATGGAGATTATTGAAACGCTGGAAAGCCACAGGCGCGGCCCCTACTGCGGCAGCCTCAGCTACATCAGTGCCTGCGGCTCTATGGACAGCAATATTGCCATTCGTACCATCAGCTGCGACCAGGGACGTCTGCTGTGCTGGGGAGGTGGCGGAATCGTTGCCGATTCCACCTGTGAGTCCGAATATCAGGAGAGCATCACCAAGGTGGCGCTGCTGATTCGAACTCTAGAAGAGAACTTTTTACACCAGCCTGCTACCGATCAATAG
- a CDS encoding aspartyl/asparaginyl beta-hydroxylase domain-containing protein → MGVILTCIAIYIGCIAFVRTRNRVTFPLSRQMTDFSTFMVPFNLPAYGLSKVPTTPRVSKEHFPELQVIEENWETIRDEALALYQGGKITAKDDLPASSFYKDNRWTSFYLKLYDHEIPSARELAPKTMELLDQVPYLNLALFAVLNPGKKLNQHHDPFAYTLRYSLGLSTPNSEKCGLQIDDFHYPWRDGDSIIFDETYLHSAYNETDTPRVILMTDIDRPLKLGFVQKGYWYFGRFFNSLFMIDNVDSSHSGIGNKLGQGLLGYQKFLKSIKSKNRTFYYTAKWVVIGGLLLLIGSRLV, encoded by the coding sequence ATGGGAGTCATCCTTACCTGTATTGCAATATACATTGGCTGCATAGCCTTCGTTCGCACCCGCAACCGGGTGACTTTTCCGCTCAGCCGACAAATGACTGACTTCTCGACCTTTATGGTGCCCTTCAATTTGCCCGCCTACGGGTTGAGCAAGGTGCCCACCACCCCCAGGGTCTCCAAAGAGCATTTCCCCGAGTTGCAGGTGATTGAAGAGAATTGGGAAACCATTCGCGACGAAGCCCTGGCTTTGTATCAAGGCGGTAAAATTACCGCAAAAGATGATTTACCTGCCAGTAGCTTTTATAAAGACAACCGCTGGACCAGTTTTTACCTCAAGCTCTACGATCACGAGATTCCCTCAGCGCGCGAGCTGGCGCCTAAGACTATGGAGCTGCTGGATCAGGTTCCGTATTTGAATTTGGCGTTATTTGCGGTGCTGAACCCGGGTAAAAAACTTAACCAACATCACGATCCCTTCGCTTACACGCTGCGCTACTCCCTAGGATTAAGCACGCCCAACAGTGAAAAATGCGGCTTGCAGATTGATGACTTTCACTACCCCTGGCGCGATGGCGACTCGATTATTTTCGATGAAACCTACCTGCACAGCGCCTATAACGAAACCGACACCCCGCGGGTGATCTTGATGACGGATATCGACCGCCCGCTCAAGCTTGGCTTTGTGCAAAAGGGCTATTGGTATTTTGGCCGCTTCTTTAACAGCCTGTTTATGATTGATAACGTGGACTCATCCCATTCGGGTATTGGCAACAAGCTGGGGCAGGGGTTACTGGGCTACCAGAAGTTTCTCAAATCCATCAAAAGCAAAAACCGCACGTTTTATTACACCGCCAAATGGGTGGTGATTGGCGGCTTGTTACTATTGATCGGTAGCAGGCTGGTGTAA
- a CDS encoding cold-shock protein: protein MSTVTGTVKWFNEAKGFGFIEQESGPDVFAHFSAIVGSGFKTLAEGQKVEFTVTQGQKGPQAENIVVL from the coding sequence ATGTCTACTGTAACTGGCACTGTTAAGTGGTTTAACGAAGCAAAAGGTTTTGGTTTTATCGAGCAAGAGTCTGGTCCAGACGTTTTCGCTCATTTCAGCGCTATTGTTGGCTCTGGTTTCAAAACCCTGGCCGAAGGCCAAAAAGTTGAGTTCACCGTAACTCAAGGCCAAAAAGGCCCACAGGCCGAGAACATCGTCGTACTGTAA
- the thrH gene encoding bifunctional phosphoserine phosphatase/homoserine phosphotransferase ThrH, producing the protein MELACLDLEGVLVPEIWIKFAEKTGIEELKATTRDIPDYDVLMRQRLKILEENNLGLHEIQEVIATLEPLEGAVEFVDWLRERFQVIILSDTFYEFSQPLMRQLGFPTLFCHRLETDVNGRVINYHLRQKDPKRQSVLALKTLYYRIIAAGDSYNDTTMLGEADAGILFHAPQNVIDEFPQFPAAHNYEELKQEFIKASNRKLSL; encoded by the coding sequence GTGGAACTCGCTTGCTTAGACTTGGAAGGCGTCTTAGTGCCTGAAATTTGGATTAAATTCGCTGAAAAAACCGGTATCGAAGAGTTGAAGGCGACCACCCGGGATATCCCTGACTATGACGTGTTAATGCGTCAGCGTCTGAAAATCCTCGAAGAAAATAACCTCGGGTTGCATGAAATTCAAGAGGTAATCGCAACGCTTGAGCCTTTGGAAGGGGCCGTTGAATTCGTTGATTGGCTGCGCGAACGCTTTCAGGTGATTATTCTGTCGGATACCTTTTATGAGTTTTCGCAGCCTTTGATGCGCCAGCTCGGTTTTCCCACCCTGTTTTGTCACCGTCTCGAAACAGATGTGAATGGTCGGGTCATCAATTATCACCTGCGCCAAAAAGATCCTAAGCGTCAATCGGTACTGGCTCTGAAAACCTTGTACTACCGTATTATTGCCGCCGGCGACTCCTATAATGACACTACCATGCTGGGCGAAGCGGATGCCGGTATCCTGTTTCACGCGCCGCAGAATGTGATCGATGAGTTCCCTCAGTTTCCCGCGGCGCATAATTACGAAGAGCTAAAACAAGAGTTTATTAAGGCGAGCAATCGCAAGCTGTCGCTTTAA
- a CDS encoding HD domain-containing phosphohydrolase codes for MDLQSQLTDKRISIRAMTVALVVFTMAVTALVAISLQYYFSRQMAQNAAIKSYQTSAQNIGSFVQSIESRGIQIAQVLARFPELVNSVNHSTATRDVFAEVMNNNPVFYSVYLGFDNGDFYGLVNLESSPGIRIRLKAGPDDRWVVNTVRETENGRTRTLYFYDENFRLRDVHSEPSRYDVRERPWYAVAREGEVASSPPYLFQFNQVTGKTFSIRVPGNNVVVALDVTLQSFSNYLLDHQVDDKSKIYVFNRTGHLIASNHLPEPSKQQFVTPPLVLNDAQRRYVQSLGTLRVSNDTDWPPLDYTVAGQPQGYLVDLMHILAASLGLEIEHINGYRWPELIAKFNGGELDLLQSVIASEQALGRGPLTQPLLQLPFSIAVARGAAPISSLQGLKGKSVAVVEGWGPVKKLQRTAFGVKIVEVATPLESLQVVADGFADAAIDFTAVLQSVSRDYFFDDVVVGDAFYPAQGILPDNLHLQVRPEYEELIPLLNMALDNIAPQDRQLLHDKWLDPSVRPGVGHLAVVPYREFLEAARNESLQGQLRRVRLDGKDKFLYVDNILPLDEVGGYIAVLTPAEAVLGESHRQLQYSVLITAAVLLLLLPLAWFSSTPLVRPIEALRQRSDQVRLRQYQNIEPFPSKVKELDSLSGSMVEMAQSIRQHEQQQKDLLDSFIQIIANAIDEKSPYTGEHCERVPEIGLMLARAAHESEDPPFAGFRFNDTQWREFRIAAWLHDCGKITTPEHIVDKGTKLETIYNRIHEIRMRFEVLWRDAYIEFLEQREQYPEKEAELELVLARKQKKLQEDFSFVASLNQGSESTAEGVSEKLTELSQLTWRRYFNDRLGLSPVEEGRLQGDVAPLPAVEPLLADKPEHIIQRERRPDYPAHLGITMTPPEHLYNRGEIYNLSIRYGTLTAEDRFKINEHIIATIKMLDGLPFPPELANVPRYASTHHESMDGGGYPRGLSAKDLSIPDRILVVADIFEALTAGDRPYKKAKTLSEAIAILAKMADKGHVDKEIFHLLLKSGAYLQYAQQFLLQSQLDNVDVEQYLS; via the coding sequence TTGGACTTACAGTCTCAGCTTACCGATAAGCGGATATCGATACGTGCGATGACAGTCGCTCTGGTGGTGTTCACCATGGCTGTAACAGCCCTTGTGGCGATTTCATTGCAATACTACTTCTCACGGCAAATGGCGCAGAATGCAGCCATCAAAAGCTATCAGACTTCCGCTCAGAATATCGGCTCTTTCGTCCAATCAATCGAGTCGCGGGGCATTCAAATTGCCCAGGTGCTCGCTCGTTTTCCCGAATTAGTAAACTCGGTCAACCACAGCACCGCCACCCGGGATGTGTTTGCCGAGGTGATGAATAATAACCCGGTGTTTTACAGCGTCTATCTCGGGTTTGATAACGGTGATTTCTACGGTCTGGTCAACCTTGAGAGCAGCCCTGGTATACGCATTCGCTTAAAGGCCGGGCCTGATGACAGATGGGTGGTAAACACGGTAAGAGAGACAGAGAATGGTCGTACCCGCACTCTCTATTTTTACGACGAAAACTTCCGTCTACGTGATGTTCACAGCGAGCCGAGCCGTTACGATGTTCGCGAGCGCCCCTGGTATGCAGTAGCGCGGGAGGGCGAGGTTGCCTCTTCGCCGCCCTACTTATTTCAGTTCAACCAAGTGACAGGCAAAACCTTCTCTATTCGTGTACCCGGCAATAATGTGGTGGTGGCATTGGATGTGACCCTGCAATCTTTTTCCAACTATTTGCTCGACCACCAAGTGGACGATAAATCAAAAATTTATGTGTTCAATCGGACAGGGCATCTTATCGCTAGCAATCACCTTCCCGAACCCTCCAAACAACAATTTGTGACTCCGCCGCTAGTATTAAACGATGCCCAGCGCCGTTATGTCCAAAGTCTTGGTACTTTGCGAGTTTCCAACGATACCGACTGGCCACCCCTGGATTATACTGTTGCCGGGCAGCCACAGGGTTATTTGGTGGATTTAATGCATATTCTGGCGGCTAGTCTTGGTTTGGAGATTGAGCACATAAATGGTTATCGTTGGCCGGAACTCATTGCAAAATTCAATGGCGGTGAGTTAGACCTGTTGCAGTCGGTCATTGCGAGTGAACAGGCCTTAGGGCGCGGTCCTCTGACACAACCGCTACTGCAATTGCCTTTCAGTATTGCTGTGGCGCGTGGCGCGGCACCGATAAGCAGTTTGCAGGGGCTTAAAGGCAAGTCGGTGGCTGTTGTCGAGGGTTGGGGGCCGGTAAAAAAATTACAGCGTACCGCTTTCGGCGTAAAGATCGTTGAGGTGGCCACACCTTTGGAGTCGTTGCAAGTTGTGGCAGATGGTTTTGCTGATGCGGCCATAGATTTTACGGCGGTTTTACAATCGGTCAGCCGGGACTACTTTTTTGACGATGTCGTTGTCGGAGACGCTTTTTATCCCGCCCAGGGGATATTACCTGATAATCTGCATTTACAGGTACGGCCCGAGTACGAGGAGTTGATACCACTGCTGAACATGGCGTTGGACAACATTGCCCCGCAGGATCGTCAGCTGCTTCATGATAAGTGGCTGGATCCGTCGGTGCGCCCGGGGGTGGGGCATTTAGCGGTGGTGCCTTATCGGGAGTTCTTAGAAGCGGCGCGCAATGAAAGTTTGCAGGGGCAGTTGCGTCGAGTTCGCTTAGACGGCAAAGATAAGTTTCTCTATGTCGATAATATTCTGCCATTGGATGAGGTGGGCGGTTATATTGCGGTGCTCACACCTGCCGAGGCGGTGCTCGGTGAAAGTCATCGCCAGCTGCAGTACTCAGTGTTGATCACTGCCGCCGTGTTGCTATTATTGTTGCCCTTAGCATGGTTTAGTTCGACCCCTCTGGTGCGGCCAATAGAGGCGTTACGCCAGCGTAGCGATCAAGTCAGGCTCAGACAATACCAAAATATTGAGCCATTCCCGAGTAAAGTCAAAGAGCTGGACTCGCTATCGGGTTCGATGGTGGAAATGGCGCAATCAATTCGCCAGCATGAGCAACAACAGAAAGACCTGTTGGATTCGTTTATCCAGATTATTGCCAACGCAATTGACGAGAAATCGCCGTATACCGGCGAGCACTGTGAGCGTGTTCCCGAAATAGGTCTGATGCTGGCGCGAGCCGCCCATGAATCTGAAGACCCGCCATTCGCCGGGTTTCGCTTTAATGATACCCAGTGGCGTGAATTTCGTATTGCTGCCTGGTTACACGATTGCGGCAAAATTACCACGCCTGAGCATATTGTTGATAAGGGCACCAAGCTAGAAACTATTTACAACCGTATTCATGAAATACGTATGCGTTTTGAAGTCCTGTGGCGCGACGCTTATATAGAATTTCTTGAGCAGCGAGAGCAGTACCCTGAGAAAGAGGCCGAGCTTGAGTTGGTGTTGGCAAGAAAGCAGAAAAAGCTACAGGAAGATTTTTCTTTTGTCGCATCCCTTAATCAGGGCAGTGAATCCACGGCTGAGGGTGTCAGTGAAAAGCTGACCGAATTAAGCCAGCTTACCTGGCGGCGCTATTTCAATGATCGTTTAGGGCTTTCCCCGGTAGAGGAGGGGCGCTTACAGGGAGATGTTGCGCCATTGCCTGCGGTAGAGCCCTTGCTGGCAGACAAGCCCGAACATATAATTCAGCGCGAGCGGCGCCCGGATTACCCGGCTCATCTGGGTATTACCATGACCCCGCCCGAGCACCTTTATAATCGGGGTGAGATCTACAATTTGTCCATTCGTTACGGCACATTGACGGCTGAAGATCGCTTTAAAATTAACGAACATATTATCGCCACGATCAAGATGCTTGACGGCTTGCCTTTTCCTCCCGAGTTGGCCAATGTACCGCGCTATGCCTCCACCCACCATGAGTCGATGGATGGCGGTGGGTATCCGCGCGGCCTGAGTGCAAAAGATTTATCGATTCCGGATCGAATTTTGGTGGTTGCTGATATTTTTGAGGCGCTCACTGCCGGTGATCGCCCGTATAAAAAAGCCAAAACCTTGAGCGAGGCGATAGCGATTTTGGCGAAAATGGCTGACAAAGGTCATGTCGATAAAGAGATTTTCCACCTGCTGCTAAAAAGCGGGGCGTATTTGCAGTACGCGCAGCAGTTTTTGCTGCAATCGCAGCTCGATAATGTCGATGTTGAGCAGTATCTTTCGTAA